The genomic region CATGACATTTTACAATCCATTGCTGTGTTCCTTGGGAAACCCATGGATTCCCCTCATCTCTTGATGGAGAGGAAGGTAACGACTTATATTCGTTTTTGTGCTGAAATCAATCTTGATAAGCCTTTGCTCGACTCTCTAGagattatattgagaaacttgCAATGGATTCAGCAATTAGAGTATGAAGTCCTACCTTTTTGTGGTCATGTTTGTCATGCCTATGGGCACTTAAAAGAGATTGCACACAAATGGTCATAGTTCCTTCCCAACCTCTTTTAGATAGTTCTGTAGCAAAAGCTAAAGCAAAAGGAAAAGCTTCCACCCATATTGATGGATTGGATTTAGATGGCTTCATGCATGTGAAAACTCACAATAGAGGAAGGACACTGAATTTCCAGAAAGGAAACTTTTCAAGAGGAAAGTTCAATAATAGATTTGATGTCCTAAACATTTTTGAGGTACTTGAGCTTGCTAGGGTTGAGAAACCCATACCACTAAAGAATCTGTTCCAGGCAATTGTGGGTATCTGCTTGCTAGGCAGACACTCGTAAATGTTTCTGAATTCTAGACACCCCTAAATGGGGTATATTTTTGGATTTGAATTCACTTATGAGGCCCAGCTCACATATTAATTTTAGGATATCTTGAAGCTTGATCTTTTAGAGGTGGTTAGAGAGCCCTAGCCTAACAAGTGGATGCTCAAAGCATTTAATCTAGTTGTTCTTTTTCTTAATTCCTAGAAAGGAGGGTGTTGACTCTTTTGATTTGTTCTTTCCTATTGCCCTTTATAATGTCATGTATAAGATCATTACCAAGCTCATTGCAAATCGTTTGAAGAGGATCATGGATTCCCTCATTTCTCTTGAGCAAGGAGGGTTTGTGAAGGGTCACGAGATCCTTGAGGATATATTGTTATAGCCATTGAGGCCATCCATTCTATGTCCCGCTTTAAAGATAAAGCTATGTTTACCGAGTTGGATATGTCCAATGGCTATGATAGGATTAGATGGTGATTCCTCAGAACATTCTTGTGGGCTTTGGTTTTTACTTTGCATGGATTGATAGGTTCTCCAtcatttttagttttaaaattttaattaaaggtATCTTCTTTTCCTCTAGGGCGGCTGAAAGAATGCGATCCCTTAACTCCTTACCTTCTCATCCTCAAGGTTGATGGCTTGGTAGATTGTTAAAGAACAAAAAACCAATGGCAACATCTGTGGTTGAAATATTACACAATGTCTAGACTTGCAAACTCATCTTAAATTTGATGGTGACATGACTTTGTTGCGTATCATTAAGATTTAGGAAGCTATTAATCTTAGGAAGCTCTGGATATCTATTTGGCTGCTTTTGGTCAATAGATTATTGAGGACAAGTCCAATATCTTCTTCTTTAATACCCCCTCGAACATCCAACAAAGAATAGGTCATATTATTCATTTTAAAATCGGGTAGCTTCTGTTTGATTATCTTTACATCCCCTTATCTGTTGGTAATCCCAAAAGAGCTCAATGAAAGATCATTGGACCTTTTGATGGTTGTCTTTTGGCTAGCCGACCGACTCTGTAGAGTCTGTTCTACAGGCTGTGGCCATCTATAGGCTCCTTGTTGTATCTGCCCCTAAAAGCATTCTTAATGACTTTGATGCTCTCTCCAAGAAATTCTTATGTGTGGTCATTTTAGATTTTTATAATGGAGTCTGATTAGTTGGGATCAAGTGTAGGTCTTAGTAAAATGGTGGCTTGGGCTTTAGTTAGATTGTTTTCAATAGCCAAGCCTTGGTTGCTAAGCTTATTGGTGTTGGTGTAAGCATCTTGATCAAACTTGGGCAAGAATTCTTAATTTCAAATATCTGCACAAAGTTGTTGATTCTAAAGATTTGGCACAAAAGGTTTGATGGTTTGAACCCCTGGTCTCTTTTCTATTTCAGCAGCCTTTGAGCCAGGTCTTTATGACTGCAGGTTGGTCTATTGTTGCAAATTTCAAGGGCATTCTTGAGGTGTGGAGACCCTCCATTTATCATCCATTTTTGCTAACTGGCCATGTTGCTTTCTAGAGGAAACAAATGCTTTTGCTTGGAATTATGATTCTAAAAGAATTTATATGGCGGCTCTTGGCTACAAGTCCCTTGCCTTGAATGATGGTGTAAATAGGGATTTCCTCGGAAAACAAATTGGAATACATTCAACTAGCCTAAATGCAACTTGTTTATGTGGACGCTTTGTCAAAACAAATGTTTCATCTGGGGCAAAATTAAAAAGAGAGGATTTCAAGCCTCTTCAAAATCTGTTGTGTGTAGTATGGAGGATGAATTTGCTGCTAATTTTCTTCCATTGTCTCTTCGCTTTAGGTATTTGGGGGCAATGGCGGTGCATTTGGAACTGGCCTATCATTCATTCTACTTCCATGTTTGACTTCTGGGTGAACATGGGTCAATCTCCTTTCATAGCTACTATTCTGAGTGTTTTTTGGAGCTTGGGCCCTATTTTTGTTCTTTTGATAAATCTGGCTCAAATGGACTGTTGGATTTTCCAACATCATCATTGTGTCATTTTGCAAATCTGCCAGAAGACTACGGTTTCTGTAAAATAAACAATTGCTGCCATGTGTTCTATGGATAAGGCCCTATCATCCTCTGATAATTGAATTTCAAAAGGCCTCAAGTTACATTGTGTTGTTGCTTCCTCTTGTTGATCTTGCCCCTCCTAGTAGGCTTCTAGAAAGGTGGGTTTGGTAAATCCATTGTTCATATTCTCTGGGAATGAAACTCGGTTGCGGATTGTCTTGCTGAATGGTGTACTGAGGAAGATCAAAACTTTAATGTCTTTGAGTGGTGGTCGCTGCCTCTCGAGAAAGCCTCTCAGCTTCTGCAACTTGTGCACAATGATCAATTTTGACCCTCCTCTCTATTCTTTGCTGCAGCTCAAGCATGCTGATTGCCACTCTACTTGGAATTCCTCAACAAAATCTCACTTTTTTGGccctaaatatattaaaataaggaGAGGAATCTAAATAATAAAATAGTGAATTTAACAAAGGATGAAGGAATATAGTGCAAGATCCCTTGATGAACAGAAAAGAAAGCCCAGCCATAAATGGATCAGTGCACTATGCTAATTGCAAAGAAATCTTTCAAGTCTTTTTATATTGAGAAAGTCTATTAAAAGAACCTGATTGGGATGGTAATATACTTTAAATTTCCGAGTAGtgattttgattttctttattgttattttgtaatataTGACCTGGAGTCGGGTGTTATACCAGTTGCCCTTCCTTTTTCACAAGTGCTTAATCTGACTCTGAAAAGTGTTTTGAGTCAATCATGAGTTATAGTTAGACAGTTTATTCCCGTTGTTTATTTCAACATCTTCTAGTTCAAAGGTAATCTTGCAATGTATTTTTCAAGCTGATTTGAGGTTTATCTATGTTCCCTGATTTTGAGCTCAGTGTTGTACATCAGAATTTGTTTCTAAGTAGTGTACTTTCTGAGATCCACTCGTAAAAAGTTGTCTACTACAGTAGTTTAGTGCCATTGAAAATCAATTTAGATTTGCAGGTTCGATCAACAGCAAGGATGTGTTACCGAATGTTTGCAAAGACATGGCCAGAGCGCTCTCGACGCCTCTTTTTAAGTTTTGATCATACAGTTCAGAGGGTAAGCAATGCATTTGATATGAAATGGCAGTGTTTATTCAATTACACATCTTTCTGTGCTCAGTATTTTGTAATATTTCTATTTGAGCATATATGTGAGGCAGACCTGAAGTAGTAACCACCTTAAGTTATAATAGGGTTTCAAATTTCAATTACTTTCAGTTAAATAGTACAAACCATTTGTTTGATGCACTGATTGTACCCTTCACCAGCTTATAAATGAGGAGGAAGGTGGTATTCATAAGAGATATGCTTCTCCATCAATTCGTGACAGGGCTGCACAGCCCTTGCGTAATCCAGTAACGACAAGCACAAATATACAGCCTTTGGCAACATCAGTGGTTCCAGGATATGGAACCTCTGCTATTGTGGCTATGGATCGTAGTGTAAGTTTGTCATCAGGACCATCATTGCCCATCCATGGGAGTCTACTAGTGTCACAAAGAAAACATTCAGAACAAGCTCctgaaagaagccttgaaagtgtTCTTCAAGCTAGTAAACAGCAAGTCAGTGCCATTGAGAGTATGTTGAGAGGTTTAGATTCTTCTGACAAAGGAAGTGGTTCTACAATTACAAGGCCTTCTTTCAAGGATCCTGCTAATGAAGGTACGTGCAAATGGAAATCGTTTTGGGAATTTGGTTATCCCTCTTTTTCCCTTCAATTTATACCACATCTCATTAAAAGCATTCTGATTATGTTTAATCTTTCTAAATTTTTTTGAGTTATCCTTTTCAGTGGGAGGAAGCTACAGAAGGATACAAACATCTAGTTTTCCTATCCGCAGTGGAGTTGATCCTCCATCTTCTCGCGACCCACCATTTCCTGCTTCTGCTTCTACAATGGGTCAGACCGCTAATCGAACATCTAGCAGTTCTAATATGTATAAATCTGGTGCCCGTGGTAGTGCTTTAATTGGTGACTATCTTGATGTGACACCTTCTCAAGTTCCTGTTTCTATGGATATTGGCAGAACATCTTATCTGGGTGGTGTGAACAATGATACATCGTCTGCACTGACTACATCCTATACTGCAAAAAGAGTTCCACTGACATATGAGAGGTTGAATCAGCGAAGTTCTTTTGAAGAGAATGACATTAAAGCACCGAGGCGTGTTCTCAGATTAGAACCACAGATGGAAAAACTGTATCTGGATAATACCCCTTACAAGGATACAAGTCACAAGGATCAACAGTATAATTCAATACCGAATTTCCAGAGACCACTCCTGCGTAAGTATGGAACTGGAAGGTCATCTGCAAGCAATAGATTAAGTATTGAAGATAACCATCTACCAGTTGGAGAAATGTATAACTATATGGATGGTCTCATGTCTCTTAGTGATGCCCTTACAGAGGGACTTAGCGTTAGTGCAGATTGGTCTGCTAGAGTTGCAGCTTTCAACTACATAAAGAAACTTCTACAACAAGGGCCTAAAGGTGTCCAGGATGTGAtacaaaattttgagaagattATGAAGTTGTTTTTTCAGCATTTGGATGATCCACATCATAAAGTAGCCCAGGCAGCTCTTTCTACACTTACTGAATTGGTTCCTTCTTGTCGAAAACCATTTGATAGTTACCTTGAAAGAATTCTACCACATGTCTTTTCACGGCTGGTTGATCCCAAGGAGGCTATTAGGCAACTTTGTTCATCATTGTTGGAAATTGTAGGAAATACTTATAGTATTGATCTAATTCTTCCTGCATTGCTGCGATCACTTGATGAGCAGCGTTCACCGAAGGCCAAGGTTGCTGTTATAGAGTTTGCTATATCCTCATTTACAAAATTAGGAATGAATGGGGAGACTTCTACTGGAAGTGGTTCGCTAAAGCTATGGCTTGCAAAGTTGGCACCACTAGCAAGTGATAAGAATACAAAACTCAAGGAGACAGCTGTTACTGGTATTATCTCTGTTTATACTCATTTTGATTCAACATCTGTCCTAAATTTTATTCTGGGCCTTTCCATTGAAGAGCAAAGCACCTTGCGCCGAGCCCTAAAGCAATATACACCAAGGATTGAGGTTGATCTCATGAATTTTTTGCAAAGTAAGAACCAACGAACACGCTCTAAATCTTTATATGACCAATCTGATATTGTTGGGACATCTTCTGAAGAAGGATATTCAGGTACAGGGACAAGGAAAGCTCAGTTTTATGGAAGATATTCCTCTGGATCAGTTGACAGCGACGGCGGGAGGAAATGGAGTTCTGTTCAAGAACCAATGCAGTTTAGCAGCAATGTTACTAGGGAGACAATGTCAGAAGAACAACAGAAACATGTTTATCAAAACTACGAGTCTTCAATCAATCTTGAGGAGGTTCATTGTTATGTTAAAACTAATGATTCTAGAAATAGTATAGAGGCAGCAACAGAAAAATTGGCAACATGGATTGAtgacacacttcctcccaaccttGATACAAGGCTTGAATATGAGAATTCTGTTGGGACCCCACGTCGAGATCCTCGTGGATTCACAAACATTGATACACAGAAAGGAGCCTTAGACACCAAATTCAGTGCAGAACCACATCCCGATGAAGAGTTGATAAATGAGACTATTACACACGAATCTCTGCAGGAATCTGGGCCTAGCATACCTACACTTATCCACCAGGTATTTCTTGAtgaattagattttgaaaaaaaataccaGTAAAATAATCTAGTGTGGTTGTGGTACTATCTCGGTTTTAGGAACAGTATTTATAATGGCATTTTGAGGAGGTACATCTGACAGGCAATGGCAAGTGTTTTTGTTGTCTGTCCTGATAGGTTGTGGTGTGCTGATTTCTACAGATGTGCAATGGTAATGATGAAATATCTGTGAGAAAGAAACGAGAAGCTCTTCAAATGTTGGTCGAAGTATCAAGAACAAATGATGCATCCATTTGGTCCAAGGTTTGTCTACTTTCTTGAAGTAGAATATGGTTTCTTGTTTATATAAGTAGAACTGAAATTGGAATGCTTGCATTCTATCTGGTCTATAATAATGTTTCTCATTATCTGATATGGAACCAATTGTTGGATAAGCTTTTACAGATGTTTACTCTCATTAGAGATTCAAAAGGGCATTTCCTTATCTTTGAAGTTTGTTAAATTCGCACTATAGATCTCACAtttgatacatcatcacacaatatactcctttTCATAAACAACTCTGCTAAGTCGGCTAatacccttggaacaatttcctaggttcaatgtatgtAGTCAATCTTGTGTCGGCCAatacccttggaacaatttcctaggttcaatgtatctagtcaatcttgctCAGCACACTTTACTCATGTCGGCCACAtaattcataactcaaaaataaaacattatgtctACGGGTTTACCGATCTAAGTAACTTTGCTCAACTGTTAATTGCTTTTCATGACTGACTGCTCAGAACATCATGACTCGCTCATTCCATCAAATATGTTGATGCGGTTCCAGTCATAGACTCCTGCAAATGTCATGAACATACATTCCAAACCGtaacacttaactcttcaccgaTCTTCCGTACCGGTCGCTTGATCATAGCACTGTTCCTGTTTACCGGTTTGCTGTTTAATTgcttccactaccggttaggctttactggttggactaaaagacttagatgacagaCAAAAGAtgcttggcatcaatgacaacacaagtcaagtcatcaatcaacctattacaacaaaatcatcatcaagccaacaatctccccctttgacattgatggcaacacttaggaaaatttttgtcaagtaagtgtcacattacaaaaattatgacTCATGACTCAAATACATacaaaactcccccttagcaattacatgttTTTACAAAATTTCAGTTGACcaatatactactccccctttgacaacaatgacaaaggtaagcaaatacttGTGAAAGAAAATGAATACAATAGACCAAAATTTGTATTACCGGTGGAAAGAGTATAAGAgtcatcaaaattaatcttcaaaGCATGCAAGTCATTATCCCATGTTGCCAAAAGAGTGGATGTGATCTCAATGTGTGTTCGGATTTGGTATGCAAGATCTTCCATGGCATCTAGAGTGCTCATCTCCGGTGTCAGCAATATTGCCTCTGTTTCCTTGTAGCCTCTCTGCAAAATTTGTAACTTGGGAACTATATGTGTCTGTAACTCCTGTAGAGGTGCAGTCCTCTTAATCTTTTCTGCCTCATATGACTTCAACTTATGCTGTACACTTACAATAGAACGGCCAAAAATTGTAGCTGAATCATTTAGaggatcaaatgattcactcatAACCTTTATTGCCTGCTGTTCTgccttgatcttcttctctatatcatCAAGAACTAATGAAAAATTACAAATTGTAGACAGTATTTTACCTCTGGTCTTTAGTGTATCTTTTATCTGTTCCATATTATCACTAAGACCTACCCTGTCTCTGTCAATTTCCTTGATCAAAATTGCAATCCTtctcttctcatattccttctcAGCATTCTTGATTGCAGCTTCTTCCAGGCTCTTCATCTGCTCCCCTGCTGATGTAACCAAATGTTCTAGTTTGTCAATAGGTGTAGGAAGGCTGTCAATATCAGTCTTCGGTAGTATACTGGAAAGTATATCTAttgcactttgaatagtttgagcttcctttctctgtgctttCATAATCTTTTTCTGTGCCTTAGATTGCATAGAAGACACAATCTCCATCAGCTTAGTTGGACTCAACATGTCCATGTTAATCTGTCCTTGTATAGATACAGTgtcatcctcgtcatcatcatcaacaattttcttTGATGTAAGTGACCGGAAGGTCACTTTTTGCTCatgctcttcttcttgcttctcttcatctttctgctTCTCATCTGTCTTTACCGGTGGCTCTTTAGTTTGCTCAGCATTTGTTTTAACCGGTTGCTCAACATTAATCTGTTCACTTTCCTTAAGCATTTCTTCTGTATTCACTGGTGGCTCCATCATCTGTTTGTACATTTTCTTCAGTCTCAATCTCTTCTTCACCTTTATCTTTATCCTTACCGGTGGAGATGTCTTTTGGTAACATTGTCTCTTCATCAATGATAATAATTGTTTCTTGCTTAGTGTGTGTATCAACTGTTGTGTCATCAAACACAATTTCATCCGGTATGATATCATCAATGTTCACATTATCAGAGAGATCTTCTCCCTTTAATCTCTCCGGTTCCTCTTCTTCAGGTACCAATCCTaaaaacttcttcaaaatctcctcagTCTCATCTTGTACCGATTGGGATTCTCCAACAAGTAATCTTGTAAGCTTTTTCTTTGATCTAAAGAATGGTTTTGAATTCAAAAAGATATTTTGCAATTCCTTCTCAGAGGCTTCTTGTTGTAAACTTACaagaacaaattcaataatttccTTGTCTTGTTTTATGGCTGCCTGCCATCTTGCATCTAATTTACTgtacaaagaatttggtatttcccCTTGCAATTCAATCAGAGTTTTATTGAACTTATTCATTAACAAAACTACTGCATGCATCGTCAATTTGCCTTTCCTCTTCTTCACCAAATTTGTCATAAAGTTTATTCAAACCAGCTAATATACCATACTCCTTAATGtgtaacaataatttttcaaaGGGAGTAAGTTTAGTTACCGTTTTCTTAAGTGATTTTACAGTAGACGCTCCAACAACCTTTGATTTCTTACCACTAGCTCTCA from Cryptomeria japonica chromosome 3, Sugi_1.0, whole genome shotgun sequence harbors:
- the LOC131062413 gene encoding CLIP-associated protein isoform X2 — translated: MGSRMEEAIEMVQAKDTKERMAGVERLQQLLEHSTKALNATEVSNLVDASLALLKDNNFRVSQGALQALASAAALSGEHLKLHFNALLPAIVERLGDGKQPVRDAARRLLLALMEVSSPTIIVERTGSYAWTHKSWRVREEFARTVANAISLFAATELPFQRVLLPSVLQLLDDPNSNAREAAILCFEEMYQHGGPQFREELQRHSLRPSQLKEINARLEKIEPKVRSYDALGGNVASSEIKSSTSLPAMGNKRNSPKAKTAVREASLAGDNEVTEKPVDPVKVYSEKELLREIDKIIGMLASEQDWLVRITAMQRIEGLVFGGAPDYACFPTLLKQLVGPLTVQLSDRRSSIVKQACHLLSLLSKELLGDFEACAELFIPALFKLVVITVLVIAESADNCIKTMLRNCKVSRILPRIADTAKNDRNAVLRARCCEYALLVLEYWADAPEIQRAADLYEDLIKCCVGDAISEVRSTARMCYRMFAKTWPERSRRLFLSFDHTVQRLINEEEGGIHKRYASPSIRDRAAQPLRNPVTTSTNIQPLATSVVPGYGTSAIVAMDRSVSLSSGPSLPIHGSLLVSQRKHSEQAPERSLESVLQASKQQVSAIESMLRGLDSSDKGSGSTITRPSFKDPANEVGGSYRRIQTSSFPIRSGVDPPSSRDPPFPASASTMGQTANRTSSSSNITSYLGGVNNDTSSALTTSYTAKRVPLTYERLNQRSSFEENDIKAPRRVLRLEPQMEKLYLDNTPYKDTSHKDQQYNSIPNFQRPLLRKYGTGRSSASNRLSIEDNHLPVGEMYNYMDGLMSLSDALTEGLSVSADWSARVAAFNYIKKLLQQGPKGVQDVIQNFEKIMKLFFQHLDDPHHKVAQAALSTLTELVPSCRKPFDSYLERILPHVFSRLVDPKEAIRQLCSSLLEIVGNTYSIDLILPALLRSLDEQRSPKAKVAVIEFAISSFTKLGMNGETSTGSGSLKLWLAKLAPLASDKNTKLKETAVTGIISVYTHFDSTSVLNFILGLSIEEQSTLRRALKQYTPRIEVDLMNFLQSKNQRTRSKSLYDQSDIVGTSSEEGYSGTGTRKAQFYGRYSSGSVDSDGGRKWSSVQEPMQFSSNVTRETMSEEQQKHVYQNYESSINLEEVHCYVKTNDSRNSIEAATEKLATWIDDTLPPNLDTRLEYENSVGTPRRDPRGFTNIDTQKGALDTKFSAEPHPDEELINETITHESLQESGPSIPTLIHQMCNGNDEISVRKKREALQMLVEVSRTNDASIWSKYFNQILTSVLEVLDDPDSTVRELALSVIVEMLNNQKDILEDSVEILLEKLLHATKDSVAKVSSEADRCATTVLSQYDPYRCLTVVVPLLVSEDDKTLVTCIGCLTKLVGRLPSEELMAQLPSFLPALFDAFGNQSADVRKTVVFCLVDIYIVLGKAFLPYLGSLSSTQLRLVTIYANRISQARSGAAVDSNHA
- the LOC131062413 gene encoding CLIP-associated protein isoform X1, whose translation is MGSRMEEAIEMVQAKDTKERMAGVERLQQLLEHSTKALNATEVSNLVDASLALLKDNNFRVSQGALQALASAAALSGEHLKLHFNALLPAIVERLGDGKQPVRDAARRLLLALMEVSSPTIIVERTGSYAWTHKSWRVREEFARTVANAISLFAATELPFQRVLLPSVLQLLDDPNSNAREAAILCFEEMYQHGGPQFREELQRHSLRPSQLKEINARLEKIEPKVRSYDALGGNVASSEIKSSTSLPAMGNKRNSPKAKTAVREASLAGDNEVTEKPVDPVKVYSEKELLREIDKIIGMLASEQDWLVRITAMQRIEGLVFGGAPDYACFPTLLKQLVGPLTVQLSDRRSSIVKQACHLLSLLSKELLGDFEACAELFIPALFKLVVITVLVIAESADNCIKTMLRNCKVSRILPRIADTAKNDRNAVLRARCCEYALLVLEYWADAPEIQRAADLYEDLIKCCVGDAISEVRSTARMCYRMFAKTWPERSRRLFLSFDHTVQRLINEEEGGIHKRYASPSIRDRAAQPLRNPVTTSTNIQPLATSVVPGYGTSAIVAMDRSVSLSSGPSLPIHGSLLVSQRKHSEQAPERSLESVLQASKQQVSAIESMLRGLDSSDKGSGSTITRPSFKDPANEVGGSYRRIQTSSFPIRSGVDPPSSRDPPFPASASTMGQTANRTSSSSNMYKSGARGSALIGDYLDVTPSQVPVSMDIGRTSYLGGVNNDTSSALTTSYTAKRVPLTYERLNQRSSFEENDIKAPRRVLRLEPQMEKLYLDNTPYKDTSHKDQQYNSIPNFQRPLLRKYGTGRSSASNRLSIEDNHLPVGEMYNYMDGLMSLSDALTEGLSVSADWSARVAAFNYIKKLLQQGPKGVQDVIQNFEKIMKLFFQHLDDPHHKVAQAALSTLTELVPSCRKPFDSYLERILPHVFSRLVDPKEAIRQLCSSLLEIVGNTYSIDLILPALLRSLDEQRSPKAKVAVIEFAISSFTKLGMNGETSTGSGSLKLWLAKLAPLASDKNTKLKETAVTGIISVYTHFDSTSVLNFILGLSIEEQSTLRRALKQYTPRIEVDLMNFLQSKNQRTRSKSLYDQSDIVGTSSEEGYSGTGTRKAQFYGRYSSGSVDSDGGRKWSSVQEPMQFSSNVTRETMSEEQQKHVYQNYESSINLEEVHCYVKTNDSRNSIEAATEKLATWIDDTLPPNLDTRLEYENSVGTPRRDPRGFTNIDTQKGALDTKFSAEPHPDEELINETITHESLQESGPSIPTLIHQMCNGNDEISVRKKREALQMLVEVSRTNDASIWSKYFNQILTSVLEVLDDPDSTVRELALSVIVEMLNNQKDILEDSVEILLEKLLHATKDSVAKVSSEADRCATTVLSQYDPYRCLTVVVPLLVSEDDKTLVTCIGCLTKLVGRLPSEELMAQLPSFLPALFDAFGNQSADVRKTVVFCLVDIYIVLGKAFLPYLGSLSSTQLRLVTIYANRISQARSGAAVDSNHA